The following proteins come from a genomic window of Opitutaceae bacterium:
- a CDS encoding helix-turn-helix domain-containing protein → MARVLPAVSAATITESVLKRKWTATILRHFAANATSPDEIRRLEPELSPPVLNQRLRTLQRYRLIARFPRPNLYSQSEYRITPLGKKIISLLDQIDDVDRELCRIHEEMIARRNRTRPTHPSP, encoded by the coding sequence ATGGCCCGAGTCCTCCCGGCCGTCAGTGCCGCCACAATCACTGAAAGCGTCCTCAAGCGGAAGTGGACTGCGACCATCTTGCGTCATTTCGCAGCCAACGCGACATCACCGGACGAGATCAGGCGCCTTGAGCCCGAACTTTCTCCCCCTGTCCTTAATCAGCGGCTCAGAACCCTTCAGCGTTATCGTCTCATTGCCCGATTTCCGCGCCCAAACTTGTACTCACAGAGCGAATACCGAATCACTCCTCTCGGAAAGAAGATCATCAGTCTCCTAGATCAGATCGACGATGTGGATCGGGAGCTCTGCAGGATTCACGAGGAAATGATCGCCCGCCGAAATCGCACGCGCCCAACGCACCCTTCACCATGA
- a CDS encoding outer membrane beta-barrel protein, with the protein MTVRLLLTKQGTALLLALPSLPMLGSFAAHAADSERTSVDTSRLAGAEGASAPLYATPPTPKLDQSRRFRFLLDSEVRYDNNVYLSKDDRVSDTILLVKPGVSAETSDRSAVKGRIEVRNTFTHAIDDTMDDESLLSANGDISYASSRFKTSFSINYDQTNQNNRDVVVEGRREVFRIDSLLVDSDLEYQFTGKSSGGVGFNYASTSFPDGFLVDSQSWEIPLNYYYAVSPKADVFTGVAFRETTAEGSDAKSRSVYYNAGIRGEITPLLTGRFSVGYRTLKNSYDSPQTTSGDGSEGMLAFQGSMTLSIGSKSSLTLVASRDFKTSAQGESLTSGSYQFVFTNQTGPTWSNSAYLAYSTFEYGDPLFAGDALLRPGREDKYIELGASSTYRWNNWLQSGLSASFRRNESNFDSLEFNSVLISVLVGVQF; encoded by the coding sequence ATGACGGTTCGCCTTCTTCTCACCAAACAGGGGACGGCGCTCCTCCTGGCGCTTCCTAGTCTCCCCATGCTCGGATCATTCGCGGCGCATGCTGCCGATTCCGAGCGAACCTCCGTCGACACGTCGCGGCTGGCAGGCGCGGAGGGGGCGAGCGCCCCCCTGTACGCCACACCGCCGACACCGAAGCTTGATCAATCAAGACGGTTCAGGTTCCTCCTCGATTCTGAGGTCCGCTACGACAACAACGTCTATCTCTCGAAGGATGACCGTGTCAGTGACACGATTCTCCTCGTGAAGCCGGGAGTGTCCGCAGAGACATCTGACAGGAGCGCCGTAAAAGGGAGGATTGAGGTGAGGAACACCTTCACCCACGCGATTGATGACACGATGGATGACGAGAGCTTGCTCTCGGCCAACGGCGACATTTCGTACGCAAGCAGCAGGTTCAAGACCTCTTTCAGCATCAACTACGACCAGACCAATCAGAACAATCGAGATGTGGTGGTGGAGGGACGTCGAGAGGTGTTCCGGATAGATTCTCTCTTGGTCGATTCGGATCTTGAATATCAGTTCACAGGCAAGTCCAGCGGGGGCGTCGGATTCAATTACGCCAGCACGAGCTTCCCGGATGGGTTCCTCGTCGACAGCCAAAGCTGGGAGATACCTCTCAACTATTACTACGCAGTAAGCCCCAAAGCCGACGTCTTCACAGGCGTCGCCTTCCGCGAGACTACCGCGGAGGGGTCTGATGCGAAATCCCGTTCGGTGTACTACAATGCTGGTATCCGAGGGGAGATCACTCCGCTTCTCACGGGTCGCTTCTCGGTCGGCTATCGGACCCTCAAAAACTCCTACGACTCGCCCCAGACCACGTCGGGTGATGGATCCGAAGGCATGCTTGCATTCCAAGGGTCAATGACATTGTCGATTGGTTCAAAATCCAGCCTTACACTGGTCGCATCGCGCGACTTCAAGACCAGTGCCCAGGGCGAAAGCCTCACCTCGGGTTCGTACCAGTTTGTCTTCACCAATCAAACGGGACCCACATGGAGCAATTCGGCCTATCTCGCCTACAGCACCTTTGAATATGGTGACCCGCTGTTCGCGGGCGACGCGCTGCTTCGCCCGGGGCGCGAAGACAAATACATCGAGTTGGGAGCATCCTCGACCTATCGCTGGAACAATTGGTTGCAATCAGGCCTCTCGGCCTCATTCCGTCGCAACGAGTCGAACTTCGACTCACTCGAGTTCAACAGCGTGCTGATCAGCGTCCTTGTGGGGGTGCAATTCTGA
- a CDS encoding glycosyltransferase family 4 protein: MLDTAGFPTALASDSTTPARLQRRTTTKAKGSKRKIRIAFVITRADAVGGASIHVRDMARMLLSCGHTACVFLGGEGAVTEALKVAGVPYQVVHGLVRNVAPKQDLRAVFRLRKALAAFEPDLVSTHTSKAGVIGRLAAWSLGIPALYTPHCWSFVDGFPGARLYLWAERLVRPFGRRTIMVSEAERRDGIRHRVGPSDHFVTVHNGMPDITPDLRAEPGKQGPRIVMVGRFEQQKDHETLLLALARLKHLCWSLDLVGDGPLRKTAEELARSLGLLPRVVFHGYRKDVSSILSKAQIFALITNWEGFPRSIIEAMRAGLPIVASDVGGNAESVQDGVNGLVVRKRDAAAVAKALACLIQDTELRVRMGAAGRDAYEREFTLERMVHKTAEVWSSVLGHEVQLPVAVPVSAAAPAAAVQAN; the protein is encoded by the coding sequence ATGCTCGACACCGCAGGCTTCCCCACCGCGCTCGCTTCCGACTCGACCACACCCGCTCGCCTTCAACGTCGTACAACCACGAAGGCAAAGGGTTCAAAAAGGAAGATCCGCATCGCATTCGTCATCACGCGAGCCGATGCGGTCGGCGGCGCATCGATCCACGTACGGGATATGGCGCGCATGCTTCTCTCGTGCGGCCACACCGCCTGCGTTTTCCTCGGAGGAGAGGGCGCCGTCACCGAAGCACTCAAAGTGGCCGGAGTACCATACCAGGTGGTTCACGGACTCGTTCGCAACGTCGCCCCGAAGCAGGATCTGCGCGCCGTCTTCCGGCTCAGAAAGGCGCTCGCGGCTTTCGAGCCTGATCTCGTTTCCACCCACACCTCCAAGGCGGGCGTAATCGGAAGACTCGCCGCCTGGTCTCTTGGGATACCCGCACTCTATACACCGCACTGCTGGTCCTTCGTCGACGGGTTCCCCGGCGCCCGCCTGTATCTGTGGGCAGAACGCCTCGTCCGGCCCTTCGGACGCCGAACCATCATGGTGTCCGAAGCGGAGCGCCGTGACGGCATACGCCACCGCGTGGGGCCCTCCGACCACTTCGTCACCGTTCACAACGGGATGCCCGACATCACCCCTGATCTCCGTGCGGAACCCGGGAAACAGGGTCCGCGGATTGTCATGGTGGGCCGTTTCGAACAGCAGAAGGACCACGAGACCTTGCTGCTCGCGCTTGCGCGCCTCAAACACCTGTGCTGGTCGTTGGACCTCGTCGGCGACGGCCCACTGAGGAAGACAGCTGAAGAACTCGCGCGATCCCTCGGTCTTCTGCCCAGAGTGGTCTTCCACGGCTACCGGAAGGACGTCTCCTCCATCCTTTCAAAGGCTCAGATTTTTGCACTTATCACAAACTGGGAGGGTTTTCCTCGCAGCATCATTGAGGCGATGCGCGCAGGACTCCCGATCGTCGCATCCGATGTCGGTGGCAACGCCGAGTCTGTCCAGGATGGCGTAAATGGCCTCGTCGTGCGCAAGCGCGATGCCGCCGCGGTGGCAAAGGCTCTCGCCTGCCTGATTCAGGACACCGAGTTGCGTGTTCGGATGGGGGCTGCCGGCCGTGACGCTTACGAGCGGGAGTTCACGCTCGAGCGGATGGTGCACAAAACCGCCGAGGTCTGGAGCTCTGTGCTGGGGCACGAGGTTCAGCTTCCAGTTGCGGTTCCAGTCTCCGCTGCCGCACCTGCAGCTGCCGTCCAGGCAAACTAA
- a CDS encoding uracil phosphoribosyltransferase, with product MPNINSQHPRSRVSLRTGTRPSSLTSPVEGSIKIHPHDPLAESVDDNELLHQTKELSTTPPSLIEAQHPLAKHSLSRLRDLQTKRPDFRAHSHRVFSLLLADATRDLALREGPSGFYLAKPIVFLALGAEGLSITREAAPLLPGALVGNVGYGADSEVRLHLLHAPALSEATVLLCDPILRAGGQVNSALAFLRQQGAHAVRVVTLVSARDAAESLSRTFPGTRVFACAFDERTDDKGMPVPGIGIFPQRYHGE from the coding sequence ATGCCGAACATCAATTCCCAACACCCGCGCTCCCGCGTCAGCCTGCGAACTGGCACCCGTCCGTCCTCGCTCACGTCGCCCGTGGAGGGAAGCATTAAGATCCATCCCCACGATCCTTTGGCGGAATCCGTGGATGACAACGAACTTTTGCACCAGACGAAAGAACTCTCCACAACGCCTCCAAGCTTGATTGAGGCACAGCATCCACTGGCCAAGCATTCTTTGAGCAGGCTCCGGGATCTGCAGACCAAGAGACCCGATTTCCGCGCTCACTCCCATCGGGTGTTCTCGTTGCTTCTCGCCGACGCCACGCGGGATCTCGCCTTACGTGAGGGACCCTCTGGATTCTATCTCGCAAAGCCCATCGTTTTTCTGGCGCTAGGTGCCGAGGGCCTGAGCATCACCCGCGAGGCAGCACCACTCTTGCCTGGCGCCTTGGTCGGAAACGTGGGATATGGCGCTGACTCTGAGGTCCGTCTTCATCTGCTGCACGCGCCAGCCCTAAGCGAAGCCACCGTCCTCCTCTGCGACCCTATTCTGAGGGCCGGAGGCCAGGTGAATTCGGCGCTCGCATTCCTGCGGCAACAAGGTGCGCACGCAGTTCGCGTCGTCACGCTTGTGTCCGCACGGGACGCTGCGGAATCGCTTTCTCGGACGTTTCCTGGCACGCGTGTGTTCGCGTGTGCTTTCGACGAAAGGACCGATGACAAGGGCATGCCTGTGCCGGGAATCGGGATTTTCCCACAGCGGTACCACGGCGAGTAA
- a CDS encoding glycosyltransferase — MNPTARGLTARAAIFLPSLGGGGAEMHALRIANEAHWGELRPEFVLSRQGGRYEPRIKADLPITHLLPRWVRSSRLSMALSVLPLRLWLKREKPDVLISFLNHTTVVAHLAMSGLKRRPKFVVGLQNNLSAEGKEWIGPSGAWFVKRLRTAHQEANAIVALSKGVALDYRTFAPSNEAKVSVIHNAGYDDGVLTLGEAPVELSKPRNLIVACGRLTEQKDYPLMLRSFALVRRTWESELWILGEGHLRGSLLALAKDLGVADSVRFLGFDPNPYRYMAMADVFLLTSAWEGFGNVLVEAMALGTPVVAANCPHGPAEIIEDGVSGRLVDGREPDSFARVLAECLSSPALRLRLAEGGRMRSATFSARNVGSDYVRLVKLLV; from the coding sequence TTGAACCCGACCGCACGTGGGCTGACCGCACGTGCCGCTATCTTCCTCCCTTCCTTGGGCGGTGGCGGTGCCGAGATGCATGCGTTGCGAATTGCTAATGAAGCACACTGGGGGGAGCTCCGCCCGGAGTTCGTGCTGTCGAGACAGGGCGGTCGATACGAGCCGCGCATCAAAGCGGATTTGCCAATCACACACCTGCTTCCTCGCTGGGTCAGATCCTCGCGGTTGAGCATGGCGCTCTCGGTGCTTCCCCTCAGATTATGGCTGAAACGGGAGAAACCGGACGTCCTAATCTCCTTTCTGAATCACACCACGGTCGTGGCGCATCTTGCGATGTCAGGTTTGAAGCGGCGTCCAAAGTTTGTCGTTGGGCTCCAGAACAACCTCTCGGCCGAGGGAAAGGAATGGATAGGGCCTTCAGGCGCCTGGTTCGTGAAGCGCCTTCGCACGGCCCACCAGGAGGCCAACGCCATTGTTGCCCTCTCGAAGGGCGTGGCGCTTGACTATCGGACTTTCGCGCCTTCAAACGAGGCGAAGGTCAGTGTCATCCATAACGCAGGCTATGATGACGGCGTCCTCACGCTTGGTGAGGCCCCCGTGGAGTTGTCGAAGCCAAGGAACCTGATTGTCGCCTGCGGAAGATTGACGGAGCAGAAGGATTACCCGCTGATGCTGCGGTCGTTCGCCCTGGTGCGACGCACCTGGGAAAGCGAGTTGTGGATACTTGGAGAGGGCCACCTCCGGGGATCACTCCTCGCACTTGCCAAAGACCTGGGGGTAGCGGATAGCGTGCGATTCCTTGGCTTTGACCCGAACCCCTACCGGTATATGGCGATGGCCGATGTGTTTCTCCTGACCTCTGCGTGGGAAGGGTTTGGAAATGTGTTGGTTGAAGCCATGGCCCTGGGGACACCGGTGGTCGCCGCCAACTGCCCACATGGGCCCGCTGAGATTATCGAGGACGGCGTGAGCGGACGCCTCGTGGACGGGCGCGAGCCCGATTCGTTCGCACGTGTGCTTGCAGAGTGCCTATCGAGCCCGGCTCTGCGCCTCCGTCTTGCTGAAGGCGGCAGAATGCGTTCAGCCACCTTCTCCGCGCGGAACGTCGGAAGCGATTACGTCAGGCTCGTGAAGTTGCTGGTGTGA